In Arachis stenosperma cultivar V10309 chromosome 1, arast.V10309.gnm1.PFL2, whole genome shotgun sequence, one DNA window encodes the following:
- the LOC130946985 gene encoding DNA topoisomerase 6 subunit B-like isoform X1 produces the protein MDSSESPTETKKTKSKTPRKNKETVLKQKSPAEFFAENKNIAGFDNPGKSLYTTVRELVENSLDSAESISELPVVEITIEEIKKSKFNSMIGLIDCERVDAELYDDYETEKARKKRLAKEARAQEIQAKNAALGKKVKETPASKGIRGRGEASFYRVICKDNGKGMPHDDIPNMFGRVLSGTKYGLKQTRGKFGLGAKMALIWSKMSTGLPIEISSSMRNQSYMSFCRLDIDIHKNIPHVHVHEKRENKERWRGAEIQVVIEGNWTTYRSKILHYMRQMAVITPYAQFLFKFVSDAPEKNVTIRFSRRTDVMPPVPLETKHHPSSVDLLLIKRLIAETSKQNLLQFLQHEFVNISKSHAERLIGEMGPDFSPKMALKSLTPQQLVRIHQLFRQAKFDDPNGHCLSPAGEYNLRLGIIKELHPDMVATYSGSAQVFEGHPFIVEAGVSIGGKNVKQGLNIFRFANRIPLLFEQGADVVTRTALKRINWSSYKINQLQDKIGIFVSIVSTKIPFKGTGKEYIGDDITEIASAVKYSIKQCCVQLKSKIVKKMQAREQQERKRNLSKYIPDATGAVYNVLKDMAETQLHASKKFRYGDDDGELLRKVYENLITKETLSEKLAKHVEQVDYEMALEYATQSGVSEEPRETIYIKPLETENKIIDLHSPFFVFRMFH, from the exons ATGGATAGTAGCGAAAGCCCAACCGAAACAAAGAAAACCAAGTCCAAGACACCTCGAAAAAACAAAGAAACCGTTCTCAAGCAAA AATCTCCCGCGGAGTTCTTTGCTGAGAACAAGAACATTGCAGGATTTGATAAT CCAGGAAAATCTCTTTATACTACTGTTAGAGAGCTTGTGGAGAATTCGCTTGACTCAGCGGAATCCATATCGGAGCTTCCGGTGGTTGAGATAACCAT TGAGGAGATAAAGAAAAGCAAATTTAATTCTATGATCGGTCTCATTGACTGCGAGCGTGTTGATGCGGAGTTGTACGATGATTATGAGACTGAGAAGGCCCGTAAG AAACGGTTGGCAAAAGAGGCCCGTGCTCAAGAAATACAAGCAAAGAATGCTGCCCTTGGAAAGAAAGTGAAAGAGACTCCAGCTTCAAAGGGTATAAGGGGCCGAGGCGAGGCTTCATTTTACAGAGTTATATGCAAG GACAATGGAAAAGGAATGCCACATGATGACATCCCGAATATGTTTGGCCGAG TTCTCTCTGGGACAAAATATGGCTTGAAACAGACACGGGGGAAGTTTGGTCTTGGAGCAAAGATG GCATTAATATGGTCCAAAATGAGCACTGGGCTTCCAATTGAGATCTCTTCATCAATGAGAAACCAAAGTTATATGTCATTTTGCAGGCTGGATATTGACATTCATAA GAATATTCCACATGTACATGTACATGAAAAACGAGAGAACAAGGAGCGCTGGCGTGGGGCTGAAATTCAAGTTGTCATTGAGGGGAACTGGACAACATACCGT TCAAAAATATTACATTACATGAGACAAATGGCTGTCATCACCCCTTATGCACAATTTCTATTTAAATTTGTTTCAGATGCTCCTGA AAAGAATGTCACTATAAGGTTTTCTCGAAGAACAGATGTGATGCCTCCTGTTCCCCTGGAGACAAAGCATCATCCATCGTCAGTTGATTTGCTGCTAATTAAACGCCTTATTGCTGAAACTTCGAAGCAGAACCTTTTGCAATTTCTTCAACACGAATTTGTAAATATTAGTAAATCTCATGCTGAAAGATTGATAG GTGAAATGGGCCCAGACTTCAGCCCAAAAATGGCTCTTAAGTCTCTAACTCCACAGCAACTAGTACGCATTCATCAGTTATTTCGTCAAGCCAAGTTTGATGATCCTAACGGCCAT TGTCTTAGCCCTGCTGGTGAGTACAATCTCCGGCTAGGAATAATAAAAGAGCTACACCCAGACATGGTTGCAACTTATTCAGGCAG TGCTCAGGTTTTTGAAGGCCACCCATTCATAGTTGAAGCTGGAGTTAGTATCGGTGGAAAAAATGTCAAGCAA GGTTTGAATATATTTCGATTTGCAAATAGAATTCCACTACTTTTTGAGCAAGGAGCTGATGTTGTCACCAGGACTGCACTGAAGCGAATCAA TTGGAGTAGTTACAAAATCAACCAGCTACAAGACAAGATTGGCATCTTTGTTAGCATTGTGAGCACAAAAATTCCCTTCAAAGGGACTGGAAAAGAATACATTGGAGATGACATAACTGAGATTGCTTCTGCTGTCAAG TATTCCATTAAGCAGTGTTGCGTCCAATTGAAATCCAAGATTGTGAAAAAGATGCAGGCACGTGAGCAGCAGGAGAGGAAACGGAATTTAAGCAA GTACATTCCTGATGCTACTGGGGCAGTATACAATGTTTTGAAAGACATGGCAGAGACACAGTTACATGCATCAAAGAAGTTCCGCTATGGAGATGATGATGGAGAACTATTAAGAAAAGTATATGAGAATTTGATTACTAAAGAAACGCTCAGTGAAAAACTTGCTAAACATGTTGAACAG GTGGATTATGAAATGGCGTTGGAGTATGCCACGCAGAGTGGAGTGAGCGAGGAACCAAGAgaaacaatatatataaaaccATTGGAAACTGAGAATAAGATTATTGATTTACATTCTCCATTCTTTGTTTTTAGAATGTTTCATTAG
- the LOC130946985 gene encoding DNA topoisomerase 6 subunit B-like isoform X2 → MRSCTMIMRLRRPKRLAKEARAQEIQAKNAALGKKVKETPASKGIRGRGEASFYRVICKDNGKGMPHDDIPNMFGRVLSGTKYGLKQTRGKFGLGAKMALIWSKMSTGLPIEISSSMRNQSYMSFCRLDIDIHKNIPHVHVHEKRENKERWRGAEIQVVIEGNWTTYRSKILHYMRQMAVITPYAQFLFKFVSDAPEKNVTIRFSRRTDVMPPVPLETKHHPSSVDLLLIKRLIAETSKQNLLQFLQHEFVNISKSHAERLIGEMGPDFSPKMALKSLTPQQLVRIHQLFRQAKFDDPNGHCLSPAGEYNLRLGIIKELHPDMVATYSGSAQVFEGHPFIVEAGVSIGGKNVKQGLNIFRFANRIPLLFEQGADVVTRTALKRINWSSYKINQLQDKIGIFVSIVSTKIPFKGTGKEYIGDDITEIASAVKYSIKQCCVQLKSKIVKKMQAREQQERKRNLSKYIPDATGAVYNVLKDMAETQLHASKKFRYGDDDGELLRKVYENLITKETLSEKLAKHVEQVDYEMALEYATQSGVSEEPRETIYIKPLETENKIIDLHSPFFVFRMFH, encoded by the exons ATGCGGAGTTGTACGATGATTATGAGACTGAGAAGGCCC AAACGGTTGGCAAAAGAGGCCCGTGCTCAAGAAATACAAGCAAAGAATGCTGCCCTTGGAAAGAAAGTGAAAGAGACTCCAGCTTCAAAGGGTATAAGGGGCCGAGGCGAGGCTTCATTTTACAGAGTTATATGCAAG GACAATGGAAAAGGAATGCCACATGATGACATCCCGAATATGTTTGGCCGAG TTCTCTCTGGGACAAAATATGGCTTGAAACAGACACGGGGGAAGTTTGGTCTTGGAGCAAAGATG GCATTAATATGGTCCAAAATGAGCACTGGGCTTCCAATTGAGATCTCTTCATCAATGAGAAACCAAAGTTATATGTCATTTTGCAGGCTGGATATTGACATTCATAA GAATATTCCACATGTACATGTACATGAAAAACGAGAGAACAAGGAGCGCTGGCGTGGGGCTGAAATTCAAGTTGTCATTGAGGGGAACTGGACAACATACCGT TCAAAAATATTACATTACATGAGACAAATGGCTGTCATCACCCCTTATGCACAATTTCTATTTAAATTTGTTTCAGATGCTCCTGA AAAGAATGTCACTATAAGGTTTTCTCGAAGAACAGATGTGATGCCTCCTGTTCCCCTGGAGACAAAGCATCATCCATCGTCAGTTGATTTGCTGCTAATTAAACGCCTTATTGCTGAAACTTCGAAGCAGAACCTTTTGCAATTTCTTCAACACGAATTTGTAAATATTAGTAAATCTCATGCTGAAAGATTGATAG GTGAAATGGGCCCAGACTTCAGCCCAAAAATGGCTCTTAAGTCTCTAACTCCACAGCAACTAGTACGCATTCATCAGTTATTTCGTCAAGCCAAGTTTGATGATCCTAACGGCCAT TGTCTTAGCCCTGCTGGTGAGTACAATCTCCGGCTAGGAATAATAAAAGAGCTACACCCAGACATGGTTGCAACTTATTCAGGCAG TGCTCAGGTTTTTGAAGGCCACCCATTCATAGTTGAAGCTGGAGTTAGTATCGGTGGAAAAAATGTCAAGCAA GGTTTGAATATATTTCGATTTGCAAATAGAATTCCACTACTTTTTGAGCAAGGAGCTGATGTTGTCACCAGGACTGCACTGAAGCGAATCAA TTGGAGTAGTTACAAAATCAACCAGCTACAAGACAAGATTGGCATCTTTGTTAGCATTGTGAGCACAAAAATTCCCTTCAAAGGGACTGGAAAAGAATACATTGGAGATGACATAACTGAGATTGCTTCTGCTGTCAAG TATTCCATTAAGCAGTGTTGCGTCCAATTGAAATCCAAGATTGTGAAAAAGATGCAGGCACGTGAGCAGCAGGAGAGGAAACGGAATTTAAGCAA GTACATTCCTGATGCTACTGGGGCAGTATACAATGTTTTGAAAGACATGGCAGAGACACAGTTACATGCATCAAAGAAGTTCCGCTATGGAGATGATGATGGAGAACTATTAAGAAAAGTATATGAGAATTTGATTACTAAAGAAACGCTCAGTGAAAAACTTGCTAAACATGTTGAACAG GTGGATTATGAAATGGCGTTGGAGTATGCCACGCAGAGTGGAGTGAGCGAGGAACCAAGAgaaacaatatatataaaaccATTGGAAACTGAGAATAAGATTATTGATTTACATTCTCCATTCTTTGTTTTTAGAATGTTTCATTAG